A genomic segment from Ptychodera flava strain L36383 chromosome 23 unlocalized genomic scaffold, AS_Pfla_20210202 Scaffold_23__1_contigs__length_28996876_pilon, whole genome shotgun sequence encodes:
- the LOC139124322 gene encoding uncharacterized protein gives MSEVGKANYQEKLSIQLGAILDADGLLKIKGRLERAPIADAAKHPVIIPRDHHIAELLVRNVHVRESHHCGREFVMAMLRQKYWIPRVRPLVKRILRGCVVCKRLKGELQKQRMADLPVDRVTPQCAPFTYTGVDCFGPFFVKRGRSQEKRYGCLFTCLTMRAIHIEKLHSMDGDSFINALIRFIARRGKPKKIRSDNGSNFVGGNKELRESIKKWNDSNSTRQELLIREIEWEFNPPTASHMGGVWERQIRTVRSILVSLLRNQVLDDERLDTIFAEVENLVNSHPLTIVSDDSKDAPALTPNDLFPYGKLRSTSSPH, from the coding sequence ATGTCTGAAGTTGGGAAGGCCAATTACCAAGAAAAGTTGTCTATACAGCTTGGAGCCATTCTTGATGCAGATGGCTTGCTGAAAATCAAAGGAAGATTAGAAAGGGCTCCAATAGCTGACGCAGCCAAACATCCAGTTATCATTCCAAGAGATCATCATATTGCGGAGCTTTTGGTCAGAAATGTTCATGTGCGGGAATCTCATCATTGTGGTCGAGAATTTGTAATGGCTATGCTCCGTCAGAAGTATTGGATTCCTCGGGTGAGACCATTAGTGAAAAGGATCTTGCGAGGATGTGTCGTCTGCAAGCGTCTAAAGGGAGAATTGCAAAAGCAAAGAATGGCTGATCTACCAGTTGACAGAGTCACTCCACAATGTGCCCCCTTCACGTACACAGGAGTTGATTGTTTTGGACCATTCTTTGTGAAAAGAGGACGGTCACAAGAGAAAAGATACGGATGTCTGTTCACATGTTTGACCATGAGAGCAATTCATATCGAAAAGCTGCATTCCATGGATGGAGATTCATTTATCAATGCCTTAATTAGGTTTATTGCGAGGAGAGGTAAACCAAAGAAGATCCGCTCGGATAATGGCAGTAACTTTGTTGGAGGGAATAAAGAACTGAGAGAATCAATCAAGAAGTGGAATGATAGTAACAGCACTAGACAAGAATTGTTAATCCGTGAGATAGAATGGGAATTCAACCCACCCACTGCCTCACATATGGGAGGAGTCTGGGAGCGACAAATTCGCACTGTGCGATCCATCCTAGTATCCTTGCTAAGAAATCAAGTACTGGATGATGAAAGACTGGATACAATATTTGCAGAAGTAGAGAATTTGGTTAATAGTCATCCACTTACAATTGTATCAGATGACAGTAAAGATGCGCCTGCATTGACACCAAATGACCTGTTcccttacggaaaattgagatctacatctagtccacattag
- the LOC139124323 gene encoding uncharacterized protein — MKDGHYYLDIPFTDSTSRLPNNWKLAERRLQSLGKRLAKDKELHQKYKQGIQELIDKGYAERVSQDQINQPEGYEWYLPHHNVVHPDKPDKFRIVFDCAAEYEGTSLNKQVLQGPDLTNNLIGVLLRFREKPVAIMGDIEGMFLQVKVPNKHRDVLRFLWWKDGQIGAELEVFRMTVHLFGGVWSPSCASFALRRTAEDYMQDFAPKVIDSVNKDFYVDDYLGSMDSDDEAEQTKVSLSELLFKGGFHLTKWSSNRKKVIQSVPPEDRAKKVKNLDLDRDTLPVERALGTHWDTETDMFGIKIHVCPYVLQAKKIFQKECKRGKDWDDDIDPVNSQKWKTWLMELPELEKLKVPRCLITEGFCEVTQRQLHHFGDASEDAYGVVSYLRIENAEKKVHCALVMAKSS; from the coding sequence ATGAAGGACGGACATTATTATTTGGATATTCCATTTACAGACTCGACATCAAGATTGCCTAACAATTGGAAACTAGCAGAAAGGAGACTACAGAGTCTTGGGAAAAGACTGGCAAAGGACAAAGAGCTACATCAGAAGTACAAACAAGGTATTCAAGAGCTAATTGACAAAGGTTATGCAGAGCGAGTATCTCAAGATCAGATAAATCAACCAGAAGGATATGAGTGGTATTTGCCGCACCATAATGTGGTTCATCCGGATAAGCCAGATAAGTTTCGGATTGTTTTTGATTGCGCTGCAGAATATGAAGGAACTTCCCTGAACAAGCAAGTACTTCAGGGTCCTGATCTTACCAATAACTTGATAGGAGTACTATTGCGCTTTAGGGAAAAGCCAGTCGCTATCATGGGAGACATAGAAGGCATGTTTCTTCAAGTGAAAGTACCCAACAAACATAGAGATGTCTTGCGATTTCTGTGGTGGAAAGATGGACAGATTGGTGCTGAACTAGAAGTTTTCAGAATGACAGTTCACCTATTTGGAGGTGTTTGGAGTCCAAGCTGTGCCAGTTTTGCTCTTAGGAGGACAGCAGAAGACTATATGCAAGACTTTGCCCCTAAAGTGATAGACTCAGTGAACAAAGATTTTTACGTCGATGACTATCTTGGGTCAATGGATTCAGATGACGAGGCTGAACAAACGAAAGTCAGTCTGAGTGAGTTACTATTCAAGGGAGGTTTCCATCTGACAAAGTGGTCCTCTAATAGGAAGAAGGTCATACAATCTGTGCCACCTGAAGATCGAGCCAAGAAGGTGAAGAATCTTGACTTAGACAGAGATACTTTGCCAGTGGAGCGTGCATTGGGTACTCACTGGGATACTGAAACTGATATGTTTGgtatcaaaatacatgtatgtccttATGTGCTTCaggcaaagaaaatatttcagaaagagTGTAAACGCGGAAAGGACTGGGATGATGATATCGACCCTGTTAACTCCCAGAAGTGGAAAACATGGCTGATGGAATTGCCTGAGTTGGAGAAGTTAAAGGTACCACGGTGTCTGATAACAGAAGGATTTTGCGAAGTGACGCAAAGGCAGCTACATCATTTTGGTGATGCTTCAGAAGATGCCTATGGTGTTGTTTCTTACTTAAGAATAGAAAATGCCGAAAAGAAAGTACATTGTGCTCTTGTGATGGCCAAATCAAGTTAG